ATAAATTTCGTCCCTTAATATCTCATGTTTCAAGGGACCatcgaaaatttgatctgtaatCTCATTCCCCATTCGTGGTCTTTTAGAAGGCAAATCGCCCATATACTTCAAAATAGCTGCAAAAGCAAAGCATGcctcctcggcaagttcctccttaGCTTGAAGTTTCAGCAACAAAGGAAGCTTTAGAGGTTCCCGTGAATACCTAAAAAAATCGTCACATCATGCCTAATTCAAAACTGCTTTCACTCTAAATCTTACCTCCAAATTTCGTCGCGTTTTGAACTCAACGTCAATGTTTTCGACATCGTTCTCTTTGGTGGTAACCTAAAATGATCCAATGCATATTCAACCAAGGTATGTGGCCTATCACGCGGTTCCGTTCCACCGTTTGACACCATACTTAGTCTTCGACCGTGGTGAGCATCTTCGACACTGAACAATGCTAAGATATCTTGTGGCGGTTTGGTGAGAGTTGGAAGCACATAAACCGTTTCTGCCGGGAAATCACCACGCTCTTGAGTACGTTCACATCTTCCAATACACCATCCGTTATTGAGGACGGTCTCTCCTGTTGAGTCTTCTTCGAGGATGATTAAATCTCCTTTAAGGAATGATAAGAAACTGGTGCCTTCTCCTGGAGCACGATAATCTTGCAGTGCAATAACGTGCTTtgatctgaaatcaaaaaatgttttcaatacAGAAGCTTTCAGGAGTGCGGCAACAAACCTCTTCTTCAGCCCTTCCAGGAAATATACAACTAAATCTCGTATATCTTCGGCATTTGGACTTTGGAATGTGAATTCCTCACCGCGAACGGTGGATAAACTAAATGTCTGTGTGAACACTTTGTTCGTCTTTTGACTTGATACGGAAGTTATCTCTGGAAATGAAAGCTCTAGAAGAACTTGTTCTTGATCGTCAACCACATAGACGCCCGTCCAATTAACTGCTATGATGACATCATTTTTAGGGAGATTTGGTCCCGAGTTCCTGAAAGAAATGTTGGAAAAAACTTCTGCTGTGGGATTATATGGATGAAAACCTACCTGTACGCTTCATAAAATCTTGAAAACAATAACGGCCACTTGTATTTTGCGTAACTGACTATATCCTCTTTGATCTTCAACGAAGCAGTTTTCTCCTTAATATAATAACTCTTCTTGTAAGCTTGCAGAACCAAAGCAGCCCACCGATCCATTGCCTTCTCGATTCCGGTCAAACAATAATCCGGTATGAAGTTAGGGAGTAACGTAAACAATCTCTCCATTGCCATATCTGTTCCATATTCGATGAAATACTGCTGAGCTGCTATCATTGCCAAATCGTCCTCCTTATCACATCGATACTCTCCAAACTTAACTCCACGTACAACTTGCTGATAGATAAGATTGGTAGCAACTTGGTCCTCAGTTGGATCATGCCACGGTGCGAAAATCTCTTTGCGGAAGAACAAACGCCACGGAGCGTTACGTTCTTGAGCCCCTTGTTCTTTGGCATATTGTTCGCATTGGGAGATAGCATCCATAACGTGATCTCCACCGCTGCCTAGTGATGATACCTTATCGAAGAGTGCAATATAAAGGGAGAATCCAAATTGATCCTTCAGAGATATTTTATCGGAGAGCTGATTGCAAAGCTCTCTAGCGGTTGTCGCTGAATCTGCCAAAAGTGTCTTAGTATTTCCATCCATAAACGTAATGGGGAGCATGATAGGCTTCTTGGACTTTGTGGCCTGCAATTCCAACCATGAAGGAGGCTGATTCCTTGTTCCATTATTGAATGTCCGTTTAAGACGCTCCTCGCAGTATGGAGCAtatcctggaggtccttctcgaATGAACGCTCGTAGATAATTTACGAATTTTTCAGACGGAGCAAAGCATCCTACGCAAAGTGAAAGTAAAATCCAACCTCTGGCATGTGATGATTTGGATGGATTGTTTGTCAGTTGTTTGCAAATTTGACAGTAGATTTCGTCTCGTAGCTCAGCGCGGAGGATGCCATGACCTATAATGAAATGCAGCTTCTCCAAGTTGGAGGTGGGCCGAGATTCCAGCCAAGATTGATAGCTGTCTGCTGTGTATTCTTCATCTTGAAGACGTCGACGTACATCTTCGCCGAGTTTGTTCTTTCGTTTTAGAGTAAGGGAGACTAGTTTGTGACGTATAGAGCGGGGTTTCTGTTTCAGGAAGGCATCGGTGTCGAGTCCCATAAGTTGTGCTTCTTGgaattcctaaaaaaatatattgagtGAGTGAGGGCagtattttgttgttgttgtaaatGATGATTCTTTGTCAAACGCCCTGCAAATGTAAATTGTGAATTATTAATTCTCCTGTCGACTCAGAAgggacattccagagaaactaacaaCTATTATTAGAGCGAGGTTAaacctcagaggaatttgaggtccaagcgGAGTGTACCATGGTAGCGCCTTGTCACCGATGTTgttcttcttgttgtcggtgaTGTTCTTTATCCTGCCAGGAgatcaatggacaatgacaattttcctcaaatacctcgactacgccgATGACAATTGCTTGCCCCCTCATTGGGTTTTGGACTTCGACCAAATGGTTCTGAGTTTGGAAAGGGAAGCAAGTGgaattgaactgaagataaacataaaCAAAATCGAGGCTGTCAGTCTGGTGCACTTAGACCTTAACCCTCACTGGTCATTGCAATTCATATTCTataatgggtagagcatcgaaaATGCCGATCAAATTGTATATCAAGGGAGCCTAGTCCAAGCCGACGATGGCACCGAACTGTTGTTGAGATCATTTTGTGCTAATGTTCTATGGTATGAGAGTAGTGCGTGGAAAATGAcccccactgtcactcaaaagctccaaactttcgttAACATCTGTCTGCAACGTGCAGTATATCTGTTGCTGCTGAAAGTAGTGTAAGTTCGTAGCCTGACAAACATGCCATATCGTTTCCTGGACCTCCGAAATGCTAATTTTGTATTCGAAAATTACGTGCAGTAATCTCAAATTACTACTGTGCAATTTTGTAAAACTTGCGCCTCTACAGTATGCCACCCACAGCTAATACCGTACTTCAGCGGTAAATTCAACTACTGGTCCGCTAAATTTAGGAACCCAAATCAAACCCAAAAAAGTGGAAAGGGTCGAATACAGGATCGCTGCATAGTTTCAAATTTTACCCGCTTACCAACTCGATGGAACTGGAAGTAAACTCTTCGCGATGGGTTGTACGTAGaccaagtaaaacgaaaggcaggatTTGCGACCACGAGgagtcatcgtgtgccattGTAGCGGtcttcagtgtcctatgccaaCGTACCAGCATCCCAttagattgcgggtggtacgcagtcgCCCGGTGGCGCTTgaagcccaggagtttgcccaactccgagagcagggtagactcgaactgcattccctggtcagtaaagACTTCGGTCGGAACTCCAAAGTGTGGAATCCATTCACGACAAAGGGCCTCGGCGCACACTTTACGCATGCGTAAATGTCGGTCATAAAATACTTCCTCGCGAAAAGTAGCCGAAATATATGGCAGAGGGCTCACAAACTATTTCGCTTGAGCCGAAAAGGGAAAACTCTCGAAATttgtccctgaggctctgaagtactgcgacATCCTTTTGTGCTTtgacgattgccgaaaaatcgaccgcgGCAAGGGttttaacctctgaaacgcGTGACAAAGCATCTGCAAATATATTATCCTTGCCAGACACATGCGGTacgtccgaagtaaactggttTATGAAGCTCAGATGCCAAAGTGATCGGACTTCTGCTTAAAAGtgaaggtaagaggcttgtggtccgtggacactgtgaacggcctgccttctaaggAATATCGGAAGTACCTTATTGCCATatacgatcataggtgctgtagttctgttgaactgtattcaatttcttagaaaaggaactcaacggctgccaggtttggttcactttttggtgaagagcaacaCCTACCGCGATggctgaggcatcgacgaatacgatagaattttaacatgcccaaaaaccttcgcagattctTAACCATTTTAGGTTATGAGAAGTCTATGATGGGgtgaaccttgtctggatctaGTTGGATTCCCTCAAGGGAAATCATGTGGTCTAAAAACTTCAACTGCTATTGaaagaatttgcacttttcaacgttaagaccggcctcaaggagacgttgaaaagtgcattagagatgttccaaatgctcaggctcagaggaagaagcgaccaaaacatcgtcCGTACTTGGATGGACGAAGCAATAGTTAAGTTTTCGCAAGCCAGAGTGGATggacctctgaaaagtttgagccGCATTGCGCAGAACAAGTCTTCCGTCTAaattcgaagagtccgaagggtgtacatattgccgttttcggaatatcttctgaagctacagggatctgatggtacgccttggctaagtccaaggtcgtgagAACACGGCAATTAGCGAGGTTATgagcaaagtcgtggatgagtggtataggGTAGCGACCTGGTATGATGAGACGTTTGTActcgccacatggtctccattcgccgttgaaCTTTGGGACCATGTGCATTGGATTAAGCCAGCAACTAGTtaatggtctgcaaataccctgctttaaaagcGTGTCAAATTCTATTgtagcaacagcgagcttctggggtggtaatggaagcaccttcgagaagatatgagAGTCAGTAGTGCTGCTACGAGAGgctactttcggtagttatgttgctgtatttttgaagaagcgcaCAAATGCGGGGGTCAGCTTcctcttcaaaaatgatcgaGAAGCTGACAGTGgagcaggtggcaagttttcctgaagacctgggggtctataagagacctattctgcagatacactagcaacccatagtggccTACATAGTCTGCGCCAGTTATGGCTGGTCGAAATCTCAGACCTACGTCCACTTGCATATAGCCGAAAGTGTATATGGTTGAAGAATTTGCCATCGCTAGTTTGAGTTTGTGATTCTGTTTCCTGCCTTTAATCCTCCACAACCGAGTGTCGAGATGGTGAAAATGCCGCCAATGTTGGAATTGTGTTTGCTGTTGACGATGCAAACAGTTATTTCTGTCGCGGTGTTTATCTGTCTCTTTGATGATTTATTGCGAAACCTGAATGCGTTCGGTCCGCGTTTTCTCTTCGGCTGCTGCTTAATTTCTACTGACTCCGTCTGAATTTCTTGATCTTGAATCTGCCTATTATGCGTTAACCTGGCTGCGacgctgagataaatgcgaagGGTACAATTCTCTTTAACTTCTCTCttaaatactggcctatgctgatggtatcgacatcatgagaagaacgacccgagaccttcatccagatcgagcaggcggcgcgagatcttgggctgtacatcaatgaaggcaaaacaaaatacatggtggcaacgttggcaccgaaaaccaatcctcccaacaacatcaaaccgcactggtcaaacgggaaggataaagataggagagtacaactttgagactgttgataatttccctttagtgtcgaaagtcacaatcgataacagctacgacgatgaaatccacgcacggttgttggcagtcaacacagcctatttcagcttacaaaaactgtttcgctcgaaacgtctcaccatagggtcaaagctcttactatacaagacaatgatcttgctagtcctcatgtattcctcggagacttgggttcttagcaagaaaaattgcgaactcttggccgaagaatttttggccccctacatgaggatggacgattccgtagcttacataacgacgaaatctatgaacgatgccatgaccgtcaggttgtggataaaatccggctcaataggttacggtgggcgggtcacttaaaccgtatggatgaggataattcagcctggaaagtctataatggcaatatctatggtagaaaaagaagacggggcagaccctgcctgtaaTGGAGCGATCATGTAGGTCAGGgcatcagacagcttttagggatatcggattggtggacctcgacgcaaaactgggatatctggagttccttattaaggtaggcctaggccggatatcggttgttacgccgttaatgactatgatgatgatatccgaGCCTCACTTTTTGGTTTCATGGCAATGGAGTATTGGTTGGTTAGGAAAGGTCCGGCCCTTGGCTGGTATGGAAAATGTAGTGGTTCCATAATAGTGGGGCCAGaggcgtttttttttcgttaacgAGGGAAGAGTTGCCAACTCTTTACTGGTATGTAAGGCAATGGCAATGATGGGACCAGAGCTGGCCTTCCACCGCACCGTGAACAATTAAATGAATATTAAAAAAAGTGCCTCCTTTTCAACGGGACAGTACGAATATATACTGCTCAATGAAGTCAAGCAGTAGCTAGTGCGACAAATCAGCTGACTTCCCCCACCGCTTACGAGAATATCCTGTGAGGTGTATCTTCCAGATGCTCTGTCCTTCATAGTGCGCCTAAGTTTTCTTTCCGTCGCCAGTGGCTCACCCTGGCAAGCACAATGCAGCTTCAgaaggtttcattttcattttagcgCACTAAGGTAATGGTCTCCCATTGTCAGTCCTATGTCTTCCTTCTTGTTTGGGTCTAGATGATCTATTGTAGCCTCAATGACCCTCAGTTGGACATCCTTTGCCATTTACTTCAGGCCTAGAAACTGATCGGGGTGAGATTTGTCATAATATCTGTGTCATAATAATATGCTACTCCGCGTGTGGTCTAGTAAACAATTCACAAGGCTAACATGATGTCGTCATGTTCCATGACGTAGATAACACGCGGCCTGTGTACGTCAATTTATTTTGTTCCCTGGGCCCCCGTGAACCAAGAGTGGAAAGCAGCAGATGCAGAGCCCGACAACACTCCATGATATTATTGGCAGTCTGTTGTCTACGAGGATGACGACATCGACACTCTAGGATATCTTGCATTTAGTCAAAGTTCATGGAAATTACGAAAACTGGCTCAGTATGACAAATTCATCTTCTTCACTGGAATCTCAAGAAATACTTCCGAAAGCGCTCGCCGGTGCTCTTGAAATTCGAGGAAGCTAATCTCCTTTTCTTTCTTACACGAACTTCCAACCAAATAGTACAcacttttttgcatttttcagaGTTGCGACACCGACAACTCCCCTTCTGAAGAAGAGTTCTTGGAACAATGCTTTTATCAAGGCTAACATAGAACAAATCCTGTCACCACGAAAGCTGAGAATATACATCATGAGCTGTTTCCATCTGATGCTTCTCTAGGTCCTAGATTATTAGACTGCACATATTTTTTAATACTGCTATCAGGGTCAAATGACAATAAAGAGGCACCTTTATCGATGAACCGCGGGTGACCTTTTCCACATATCCTAATAACGTTAAACTCTTTGGACTAACCCGATATTTTCGTTCCACATAAGAAATACTTAATACACTCACCTTACTCCTTATGAAATTCCTCCCCAACGTTGCCGTAACCTTTGACATAACTGACGTATTATCACGATCCATTGTATGATATCTCGGCTCTGGCAAATCCCCGGTGAATCTTAAAATAGTTATCCATAGAGCATGAGCGGCAAGTTGATCTCCCTGAGTGTGTAGCGGGAGCAGTGAATGTTTGAGCGGTTTTCTTGAATACTGATGCGTTATGTTTCCTTGGAAATAAGTGGCTGCGAACTTTTGGAACTTAAATTCAGACAaatcttcctcgtcttcagATACATGCATTGGACCGATAATATCCTGAAAATGGAACATAATTTAATTGTCAAATTGAATAAAGTGGGCGAATTGCCATACGTCTTGGTTTATGGAATTCGAGTGTGGTAAATCGTTGAATACAGACGTCTCCCGTCCTCCATGCGGTGTTGGAGCTTCACTGCTTGAATCGGGTAGAAAATCGAACATGGCTTCAACGAGCTTACTGTCATCCACTGGCTCGTCTTGTTTCCTCGCTGCGTCATTGATGATGTTCTTTTTCACCTCAACACGCCTTCGCTCCTCCATTTCTTTCTCGATCTCTTTACGCTCGAGTTCGTGCAGACGATCACGATAATGTTGCTCGGCGATCTCCTTCGCATGCTTGTTGCCTTGGTGTTTCAATTCTTGTTCTTCAAGTCTCCTCAACCGAAGGACTTCATTATATTGTCGATAGTCCTCACGCAACTTACGATACCTTCTCATTGCAATCATTCTACGAACGTGCGACTGGATTTTAATAATTGCCCACATTTTCTTGCCGTACTCACGACGAACAAGATAGCCGCGAGCATGAGCCTGAAGACCTACAATGTGACCTCGCAGATGGCGGAATCTATGACTTAGGACTCTAGATCGTATCAGAGCTTGTAGGCGCATGTAGCCCACTTTCATTTGCTTGTATCGTTGGCGTTGTGCGTATCCTTTCCAATATTTCTGAATTGTGATCGCAGCGGATCTCATCCTAAGGAATCTTCGTCTATAGACCCATCCCTTGATAGAGCGTTGCAGGATCAAAATCTTCCGGGTCAATACACGATCCCTTTCTTGTTCTAAGAACAGATCATGAGCATCTTTTAGAAAGACTTTAGTGTGGCCCAACTGATAATCTGATTTTCCTAGAACCAACGCACAAATCCTTGCTGTTGCTGTTCGGCAATCGGTTTTGTGAGCAGGTGGAATACCATTAATCAAGAAGCGATATCTTTCCACAAATTCTCGGAATCCATGCCGAATAGGATAGCCAGCTCTTCTGATTCTAATGGTTTCCATCATTCCGGAGTAACGCAGCTGACGGCAACAAAGACCTCTATCGAACTTCATTGGCTTTTTAAATTCATTAGGTTTGATGCATCGAATGAAGAATGGTTGACACGAGCTCAGAGTTTTCATTAAAGAGTCGAGACTCTTTTTGAATTGCGTGGATAGTGTAGGAGTTCGCTTCCTTGTTTCTGCACCCATTTCTATGTCACTTGCGAAAACCTGCTGCAGGAACTTATTGGTAGATCCACTAACCAACTGTAATAGATCAGGACTGAACGAGTCTCTGTTCTTTTCAAGAAAACCTCTGGTGTCGTAAAATACAACTCCTGCAAAGTGATTCAATCCGAAACTAGTGTTGATATCCGACTTAGGCTTCAAGTAGTTCCTATGAGCTCCATGAGTTTTGTGCAATTTGGCCAACATAGTCTGGTCTGTACCTTTTGGAAACTTGGCCTCTTCGTCGATCAAGGCCATAATGTTCAACTGTTTGATAGCAATCAAATCTAAAGCGTCTTGGttgtccacaaattcgatatgtTGCCAGTTGATTCCTTCATGATTGTATTCCTCTTGCTCTAGCTTGAAGATGTGCTGAACGAAGAATTGTTGGAGGTTTTCATTGGCAAAATTTATACAGAATTGTTCGAAGCTATTCTGATCGAAGTTTTCAAATCCGAAAATATCAAGCACTCCAATCGAGTTCCTGGACGTAGCCCGTGGCCTGTATATCGCACTGTTTATCTTTTTCACAATGAGGACAAAAAGTCTCCCGTAAATGCCCTTGACAAATGCATCGCGTACGTCCACCGATTGATCTCGAGACAACGTGGAAATCACAGTTTCGCCGTGAGCAAAGAAAGTTTTACTAGTAAGCGCGTCAATTAAAGGTTGAGTTGGAATTCCTAGCAAAGCTGCAACGCGTTCCACATTCGTGTGTTCTGGAATCTCCGTTGCATCAAGATTGTCTACTACGGTCGCCTGGTATTTAATGTTGCCACAGTGCAGGAGTGCAGCTAGGAGCTTCAAGATTTCCCATATCTCTTGGTCTGAGAATAATAGGACTTTCATGGCGGACCGAATGTCTGAGAACTCAGCTGCGTCGTCACGTCCTTCGCACGTGATGCAATTTCCTCCAGTTAGATATCTAGAAAGGAAGGTCTTTTTAGATATTTCAGGCGGGATGGGATCATATTTTCACTTACTTGTAATTTGATGCGACCCCCAGGTccaactttttcttttcttcgggGGAGAGTCCTGCCAAAAGGCAGTAGAAGACGTGATAATTTCGTTCGTTAGGATTTTGCGACACTATTCGAGATTTCTCTAGTAAATACTGTTCTATT
The window above is part of the Hermetia illucens chromosome 3, iHerIll2.2.curated.20191125, whole genome shotgun sequence genome. Proteins encoded here:
- the LOC119650957 gene encoding myosin-VIIa isoform X1, translated to MTKEDSAMLDENCNYMYPILGDYIWIEPVSGREFDVAIGARVISAEGRRIQVRDDDGVEQWLSPERRIKAMHASSVQGVEDMISLGDLHEAGILRNLLIRYNENLIYTYTGSILVAVNPYQILPIYTAEQIKMYKERKIGELPPHIFAIGDNAYTNMKRYRQDQCIVISGESGAGKTESTKLILQYLAAISGKHSWIEQQILEANPILEAFGNAKTVRNDNSSRFGKYIDIHFSANGVIEGAKIEQYLLEKSRIVSQNPNERNYHVFYCLLAGLSPEEKKKLDLGVASNYKYLTGGNCITCEGRDDAAEFSDIRSAMKVLLFSDQEIWEILKLLAALLHCGNIKYQATVVDNLDATEIPEHTNVERVAALLGIPTQPLIDALTSKTFFAHGETVISTLSRDQSVDVRDAFVKGIYGRLFVLIVKKINSAIYRPRATSRNSIGVLDIFGFENFDQNSFEQFCINFANENLQQFFVQHIFKLEQEEYNHEGINWQHIEFVDNQDALDLIAIKQLNIMALIDEEAKFPKGTDQTMLAKLHKTHGAHRNYLKPKSDINTSFGLNHFAGVVFYDTRGFLEKNRDSFSPDLLQLVSGSTNKFLQQVFASDIEMGAETRKRTPTLSTQFKKSLDSLMKTLSSCQPFFIRCIKPNEFKKPMKFDRGLCCRQLRYSGMMETIRIRRAGYPIRHGFREFVERYRFLINGIPPAHKTDCRTATARICALVLGKSDYQLGHTKVFLKDAHDLFLEQERDRVLTRKILILQRSIKGWVYRRRFLRMRSAAITIQKYWKGYAQRQRYKQMKVGYMRLQALIRSRVLSHRFRHLRGHIVGLQAHARGYLVRREYGKKMWAIIKIQSHVRRMIAMRRYRKLREDYRQYNEVLRLRRLEEQELKHQGNKHAKEIAEQHYRDRLHELERKEIEKEMEERRRVEVKKNIINDAARKQDEPVDDSKLVEAMFDFLPDSSSEAPTPHGGRETSVFNDLPHSNSINQDDIIGPMHVSEDEEDLSEFKFQKFAATYFQGNITHQYSRKPLKHSLLPLHTQGDQLAAHALWITILRFTGDLPEPRYHTMDRDNTSVMSKVTATLGRNFIRSKEFQEAQLMGLDTDAFLKQKPRSIRHKLVSLTLKRKNKLGEDVRRRLQDEEYTADSYQSWLESRPTSNLEKLHFIIGHGILRAELRDEIYCQICKQLTNNPSKSSHARGWILLSLCVGCFAPSEKFVNYLRAFIREGPPGYAPYCEERLKRTFNNGTRNQPPSWLELQATKSKKPIMLPITFMDGNTKTLLADSATTARELCNQLSDKISLKDQFGFSLYIALFDKVSSLGSGGDHVMDAISQCEQYAKEQGAQERNAPWRLFFRKEIFAPWHDPTEDQVATNLIYQQVVRGVKFGEYRCDKEDDLAMIAAQQYFIEYGTDMAMERLFTLLPNFIPDYCLTGIEKAMDRWAALVLQAYKKSYYIKEKTASLKIKEDIVSYAKYKWPLLFSRFYEAYRNSGPNLPKNDVIIAVNWTGVYVVDDQEQVLLELSFPEITSVSSQKTNKVFTQTFSLSTVRGEEFTFQSPNAEDIRDLVVYFLEGLKKRSKHVIALQDYRAPGEGTSFLSFLKGDLIILEEDSTGETVLNNGWCIGRCERTQERGDFPAETVYVLPTLTKPPQDILALFSVEDAHHGRRLSMVSNGGTEPRDRPHTLVEYALDHFRLPPKRTMSKTLTLSSKRDEIWRYSREPLKLPLLLKLQAKEELAEEACFAFAAILKYMGDLPSKRPRMGNEITDQIFDGPLKHEILRDEIYCQIMKQLTDNRNRLSEERGWELMWLATGLFACSQGLLKELTLFLRTRRHPISQDSLHRLQKTLRNGQRKYPPHQVEVEAIQHKTTQIFHKVYFPDDTDEAFEVDSSTRAKDFCHNISQRLSLRSSEGFSLFVKIADKVISVPEGDFFFDFVRHLTDWIKKARPIRDGSNPQFTYQVFFMKKLWTNTVPGKDRNADLIFHYHQELPKLLRGYHKCSKEEAARLAALVYRVGFGENKQELQAIPQMLRELVPADLIKIQSANDWKRLIVAAYNQDAGMTPEDAKITFLKIVYRWPTFGSAFFEVKQTTEPNYPEMLLIAINKHGVSLIHPHTKDILVTHPFTRISNWSSGNTYFHMTIGNLVRGSKLLCETSLGYKMDDLLTSYIALMLTNMNKQRTIRVN
- the LOC119650957 gene encoding myosin-VIIa isoform X2, which gives rise to MVIVTRGDYIWIEPVSGREFDVAIGARVISAEGRRIQVRDDDGVEQWLSPERRIKAMHASSVQGVEDMISLGDLHEAGILRNLLIRYNENLIYTYTGSILVAVNPYQILPIYTAEQIKMYKERKIGELPPHIFAIGDNAYTNMKRYRQDQCIVISGESGAGKTESTKLILQYLAAISGKHSWIEQQILEANPILEAFGNAKTVRNDNSSRFGKYIDIHFSANGVIEGAKIEQYLLEKSRIVSQNPNERNYHVFYCLLAGLSPEEKKKLDLGVASNYKYLTGGNCITCEGRDDAAEFSDIRSAMKVLLFSDQEIWEILKLLAALLHCGNIKYQATVVDNLDATEIPEHTNVERVAALLGIPTQPLIDALTSKTFFAHGETVISTLSRDQSVDVRDAFVKGIYGRLFVLIVKKINSAIYRPRATSRNSIGVLDIFGFENFDQNSFEQFCINFANENLQQFFVQHIFKLEQEEYNHEGINWQHIEFVDNQDALDLIAIKQLNIMALIDEEAKFPKGTDQTMLAKLHKTHGAHRNYLKPKSDINTSFGLNHFAGVVFYDTRGFLEKNRDSFSPDLLQLVSGSTNKFLQQVFASDIEMGAETRKRTPTLSTQFKKSLDSLMKTLSSCQPFFIRCIKPNEFKKPMKFDRGLCCRQLRYSGMMETIRIRRAGYPIRHGFREFVERYRFLINGIPPAHKTDCRTATARICALVLGKSDYQLGHTKVFLKDAHDLFLEQERDRVLTRKILILQRSIKGWVYRRRFLRMRSAAITIQKYWKGYAQRQRYKQMKVGYMRLQALIRSRVLSHRFRHLRGHIVGLQAHARGYLVRREYGKKMWAIIKIQSHVRRMIAMRRYRKLREDYRQYNEVLRLRRLEEQELKHQGNKHAKEIAEQHYRDRLHELERKEIEKEMEERRRVEVKKNIINDAARKQDEPVDDSKLVEAMFDFLPDSSSEAPTPHGGRETSVFNDLPHSNSINQDDIIGPMHVSEDEEDLSEFKFQKFAATYFQGNITHQYSRKPLKHSLLPLHTQGDQLAAHALWITILRFTGDLPEPRYHTMDRDNTSVMSKVTATLGRNFIRSKEFQEAQLMGLDTDAFLKQKPRSIRHKLVSLTLKRKNKLGEDVRRRLQDEEYTADSYQSWLESRPTSNLEKLHFIIGHGILRAELRDEIYCQICKQLTNNPSKSSHARGWILLSLCVGCFAPSEKFVNYLRAFIREGPPGYAPYCEERLKRTFNNGTRNQPPSWLELQATKSKKPIMLPITFMDGNTKTLLADSATTARELCNQLSDKISLKDQFGFSLYIALFDKVSSLGSGGDHVMDAISQCEQYAKEQGAQERNAPWRLFFRKEIFAPWHDPTEDQVATNLIYQQVVRGVKFGEYRCDKEDDLAMIAAQQYFIEYGTDMAMERLFTLLPNFIPDYCLTGIEKAMDRWAALVLQAYKKSYYIKEKTASLKIKEDIVSYAKYKWPLLFSRFYEAYRNSGPNLPKNDVIIAVNWTGVYVVDDQEQVLLELSFPEITSVSSQKTNKVFTQTFSLSTVRGEEFTFQSPNAEDIRDLVVYFLEGLKKRSKHVIALQDYRAPGEGTSFLSFLKGDLIILEEDSTGETVLNNGWCIGRCERTQERGDFPAETVYVLPTLTKPPQDILALFSVEDAHHGRRLSMVSNGGTEPRDRPHTLVEYALDHFRLPPKRTMSKTLTLSSKRDEIWRYSREPLKLPLLLKLQAKEELAEEACFAFAAILKYMGDLPSKRPRMGNEITDQIFDGPLKHEILRDEIYCQIMKQLTDNRNRLSEERGWELMWLATGLFACSQGLLKELTLFLRTRRHPISQDSLHRLQKTLRNGQRKYPPHQVEVEAIQHKTTQIFHKVYFPDDTDEAFEVDSSTRAKDFCHNISQRLSLRSSEGFSLFVKIADKVISVPEGDFFFDFVRHLTDWIKKARPIRDGSNPQFTYQVFFMKKLWTNTVPGKDRNADLIFHYHQELPKLLRGYHKCSKEEAARLAALVYRVGFGENKQELQAIPQMLRELVPADLIKIQSANDWKRLIVAAYNQDAGMTPEDAKITFLKIVYRWPTFGSAFFEVKQTTEPNYPEMLLIAINKHGVSLIHPHTKDILVTHPFTRISNWSSGNTYFHMTIGNLVRGSKLLCETSLGYKMDDLLTSYIALMLTNMNKQRTIRVN